From a single Nicotiana tabacum cultivar K326 chromosome 8, ASM71507v2, whole genome shotgun sequence genomic region:
- the LOC107780101 gene encoding 3-ketoacyl-CoA synthase 11, whose product MSESKPEAQVSNAPSYSRNFPDFKQSVKLKYVKLGYHYLITHGMYVFLSPLVVVLAAQLSTFSLSDLYILWEQLRFNLISVVICSTLLVFLSTLYFLTRPRPVYLVDFSCYKPEDSRKCTRQIFMERSKLTGSFPDETLEFQRKILERSGLGESTYLPEAVLRVPPNPCMAEARKEAEIVMFGAIDELLAKTGIKPKDIGILVVNCSLFNPTPSLSAMIVNHYKLRGNIVSYNLGGMGCSAGLISIDLAKDLLQVHPNTYALVLSMENITLNWYFGTEKSMLLPNCLFRMGGAAVLLSNKGSERRRSKYQLVHTVRTHKGSDDKCFSCVYQMEDPNGKVGVSLSKDLMAVAGDALKTNITTLGPLVLPMSEQLLFFATLVGRKLLKMKIKPYIPDFRLAFEHFCIHAGGRAVLDEIEKNLQLTDWHMEPSRMTLYRFGNTSSSSLWYELAYSEAKGRIKRGDRTWQIAFGSGFKCNSAVWKALRSINPAKEKNPWMDEINQFPVDVPRVAKI is encoded by the coding sequence ATGAGTGAATCCAAACCGGAAGCCCAAGTTAGTAATGCCCCTTCTTATTCCAGAAACTTCCCTGATTTCAAACAATCCGTGAAACTGAAGTATGTGAAACTTGGATATCATTACCTCATTACTCATGGAATGTACGTATTTTTATCCCCTCTAGTTGTTGTCCTTGCTGCTCAACTTTCCACGTTCTCGCTCAGTGACCTATATATTCTTTGGGAGCAGCTTAGGTTCAATCTCATATCCGTCGTCATATGTTCCACCCTTTTGGTCTTCCTGTCCACCCTCTATTTCCTAACCCGTCCTCGCCCTGTATACCTTGTTGACTTCTCGTGCTATAAGCCTGAAGATTCTAGGAAATGCACGAGGCAGATTTTCATGGAGAGGTCAAAGTTGACTGGTTCGTTCCCTGATGAAACTCTTGAGTTCCAAAGGAAAATTCTTGAGAGGTCTGGACTTGGTGAATCAACCTATCTCCCTGAAGCCGTGTTGAGGGTACCGCCAAATCCTTGTATGGCAGAAGCAAGAAAAGAAGCTGAGATTGTTATGTTTGGTGCCATTGATGAACTCCTTGCTAAAACCGGTATTAAGCCGAAGGATATTGGAATTCTAGTAGTAAATTGCAGTTTGTTTAACCCAACACCGTCATTGTCTGCAATGATCGTGAACCATTACAAGCTTCGTGGAAATATTGTTAGCTACAATCTCGGTGGAATGGGTTGCAGTGCTgggttgatctcgattgatcTTGCAAAAGATCTTCTTCAAGTCCATCCCAATACTTATGCTTTGGTGCTCAGCATGGAAAACATCACTCTGAACTGGTATTTTGGGACTGAGAAATCCATGCTCCTTCCGAATTGCTTATTCCGGATGGGAGGCGCTGCTGTATTGCTCTCCAACAAAGGATCTGAGCGAAGAAGATCAAAGTACCAGTTGGTTCATACTGTCAGAACTCACAAAGGTTCTGATGACAAGTGCTTTTCTTGTGTTTATCAAATGGAAGATCCCAATGGAAAAGTTGGAGTATCGCTGTCGAAGGATTTGATGGCAGTAGCTGGCGATGCGCTAAAAACCAATATCACTACATTGGGTCCTCTTGTGCTTCCTATGTCCGAGCAGTTGCTTTTCTTCGCAACGCTCGTGGGAAGAAAACTGTTGAAGATGAAGATCAAGCCTTATATCCCAGATTTTAGATTGGCCTTTGAGCATTTCTGCATCCACGCTGGCGGCAGAGCTGTGTTAGATGAAATAGAGAAAAACCTGCAACTTACTGACTGGCACATGGAGCCTTCAAGGATGACATTGTATCGATTCGGAAACACCTCAAGTAGCTCTCTCTGGTACGAATTGGCCTACTCGGAAGCTAAGGGAAGGATCAAGAGGGGAGACCGAACTTGGCAGATAGCATTTGGTTCAGGTTTCAAATGTAACAGTGCAGTTTGGAAAGCTTTACGGTCAATTAATCCAGCCAAGGAGAAGAACCCGTGGATGGATGAGATCAACCAGTTCCCTGTTGATGTTCCAAGGGTTGCAAAAATCTAA